The following are encoded together in the Parabacteroides chongii genome:
- a CDS encoding asparaginase → MNDQRDKASILLIYTGGTIGMIENPETGVLESFNFQHLRDNMPELKKLGYAVSTYQFDPVLDSSEMGPDSWMKIVKIIADNYAKYDGFVVLHGTDTMSFTASALSFMLENLSKPVIFTGSQLPIGMLRTDGKENLITAIEIAAAKENGVPIVPEVCIFFENDLLRGNRTSKINADNFNAFRSYNYPALAHAGIYIKYDTGQIYHPVSRKPLKPHYLLDRNIAILKLFPGISPQVVESILNIPDLKGVVMETFGSGNAPSYDWFLKMLKEAVDRGIVIVNVTQCCAGSVEMHRYETGHKLLEAGVISGFDSTTESAVAKLMFLFGHGLSPEEVKDHMNCSLIGEVTIPDTFRS, encoded by the coding sequence ATGAATGATCAGCGAGATAAGGCCTCCATCCTGCTCATCTACACAGGCGGAACAATCGGTATGATTGAAAACCCCGAAACCGGAGTATTAGAATCATTTAATTTCCAGCATCTTAGAGACAATATGCCGGAATTGAAGAAGCTCGGTTACGCGGTTTCGACCTATCAGTTCGACCCGGTGCTCGACTCGTCGGAGATGGGCCCCGACTCCTGGATGAAGATCGTGAAGATCATCGCAGACAATTATGCGAAATACGACGGCTTCGTGGTGCTGCATGGCACGGATACGATGTCGTTTACCGCCTCTGCCTTGAGTTTCATGCTCGAAAACCTGAGCAAGCCGGTCATCTTCACCGGTTCGCAGTTGCCCATCGGCATGTTGCGGACGGACGGGAAGGAAAACCTGATCACGGCGATCGAAATAGCTGCTGCCAAGGAAAACGGCGTACCGATCGTACCCGAAGTCTGCATCTTCTTTGAAAACGACCTGTTGCGCGGCAACCGGACAAGCAAGATCAATGCGGACAATTTCAACGCATTCCGTTCATACAATTACCCGGCGTTGGCGCATGCCGGTATCTATATCAAATATGACACAGGCCAGATTTATCACCCTGTTTCGCGCAAACCGCTGAAACCCCACTATCTGCTCGACCGCAACATAGCGATCCTGAAGCTGTTTCCCGGCATCTCGCCGCAAGTGGTGGAAAGCATCCTCAATATTCCCGACCTGAAAGGGGTCGTGATGGAAACCTTCGGCAGCGGAAACGCTCCGAGCTACGACTGGTTCCTGAAGATGCTCAAAGAGGCGGTCGACCGTGGCATCGTGATCGTAAATGTAACCCAGTGTTGCGCCGGAAGCGTTGAGATGCACAGATACGAAACGGGCCATAAATTACTGGAAGCCGGCGTTATAAGCGGGTTCGACAGCACAACGGAAAGTGCCGTCGCCAAGCTGATGTTCCTTTTCGGCCACGGACTTTCTCCGGAGGAAGTGAAGGACCACATGAACTGCTCGCTGATCGGGGAAGTGACAATCCCTGATACGTTCCGTTCCTGA
- a CDS encoding MBL fold metallo-hydrolase, translating to MKLSFLSLASGSSGNCYYLGTPEFGILIDAGIGIRTIKKVLKDKAIDFSKIVAVLITHDHADHIKTVGCLGEKMNIPVYSTAAVHRGIEKSRYVEETLIGSRRIIEKEVPFSIRDFLITAFEVPHDSTDNVGYYIEYGDHKFTFATDVGHITDTVSHYMRLATHLIIEANYDEEMLKFGTYPAFLKERVASPTGHLSNREAAEFLAANYDPKLKDIWLCHLSRDNNHPELAYKTVDIRLFQEGVRVGKDVSLIALKRTTPSDIFEFE from the coding sequence ATGAAACTATCATTTCTTAGCTTAGCAAGTGGAAGCAGTGGTAACTGCTATTATCTGGGTACTCCCGAGTTCGGGATACTGATTGATGCTGGTATCGGAATACGTACCATAAAGAAGGTGTTGAAAGATAAGGCGATCGACTTTTCTAAAATCGTGGCTGTCCTGATAACCCATGACCACGCCGATCATATAAAGACGGTAGGTTGCCTGGGAGAGAAAATGAACATTCCGGTATATTCTACCGCCGCCGTCCACCGGGGGATCGAAAAGAGCCGCTATGTGGAGGAAACCTTGATCGGTTCGCGCCGGATCATCGAGAAGGAAGTGCCTTTCTCGATACGCGATTTCCTGATCACCGCCTTTGAAGTTCCGCACGACAGCACCGACAACGTCGGCTATTATATCGAGTATGGCGATCATAAGTTCACCTTCGCTACCGACGTGGGCCATATCACGGATACGGTCAGCCATTACATGCGGCTGGCGACCCATCTCATCATCGAAGCGAACTATGACGAGGAAATGTTGAAGTTCGGCACCTACCCCGCTTTCCTGAAAGAGCGTGTAGCAAGCCCGACCGGCCACCTGAGCAACCGCGAAGCTGCCGAATTCCTGGCCGCCAACTACGACCCCAAACTGAAGGATATCTGGTTGTGCCACCTCAGCCGCGACAATAATCATCCGGAGCTAGCCTATAAAACCGTCGATATCCGCCTTTTCCAGGAGGGTGTCCGTGTCGGCAAAGATGTCTCACTTATAGCACTTAAGCGTACGACTCCGTCTGATATATTTGAATTCGAGTAA
- a CDS encoding YecH family metal-binding protein, with product MEQLHAHEVLFMMEGNSYSEASLREAIIGKFGKEQRFYACSAENMNVDELIEFLKQKGKFMPKDDGFTVDITKVCNH from the coding sequence ATGGAACAGTTACATGCACACGAAGTTCTTTTCATGATGGAAGGAAATAGTTATTCGGAAGCCAGCCTGCGGGAAGCAATCATTGGGAAATTTGGCAAGGAACAACGTTTTTATGCTTGTTCGGCTGAAAATATGAATGTGGATGAGTTGATTGAATTTCTGAAACAAAAAGGGAAATTCATGCCGAAAGATGACGGATTCACTGTGGATATCACTAAAGTTTGCAACCATTAG
- a CDS encoding pyridoxamine kinase yields the protein MKNKTHQKRVSAIHDISGFGKCSLTVALPILSAAGIETSALPTAILSTHTGGISGYTYRDLTEDMRPIMQHWKSLDIQFDAIYTGYLGSFEQLDIVKEFFDTFRRDDNLILVDPVMGDNGELYTSFTRKFAAGMRSLCQKADIIVPNLTEAALLLDEPYRPGPYTHAYIESLLRKLSELGPKQVVLTGVFFKDDELGAATYDRTTDAIDYVFTRKVPGYYHGTGDVFASALLAALLNDFTLIGSAAIAVHFTAESIRRTYEAKTDYRFGVNFEQSFPDFLKELKLI from the coding sequence ATGAAGAATAAGACACATCAAAAAAGAGTCTCAGCCATACACGACATTTCCGGCTTCGGAAAATGCTCGCTGACAGTCGCATTACCCATTTTATCAGCTGCAGGAATCGAAACCTCGGCGCTTCCCACAGCTATTCTCTCCACCCATACCGGAGGAATCAGCGGATACACATACAGGGACCTGACAGAGGACATGCGTCCGATCATGCAGCACTGGAAATCGCTCGACATACAATTTGACGCCATATACACCGGTTATCTCGGATCATTCGAGCAACTGGACATCGTAAAAGAGTTCTTCGACACGTTCAGGAGAGATGACAACCTGATCCTCGTCGACCCGGTGATGGGCGACAACGGTGAGCTGTATACCAGTTTCACCCGCAAATTTGCCGCCGGAATGAGATCACTCTGCCAAAAAGCGGATATCATCGTCCCCAACCTTACCGAAGCCGCTTTATTGTTGGACGAACCTTATCGTCCGGGCCCCTATACACATGCCTACATCGAAAGCCTGCTGCGAAAACTAAGCGAACTGGGACCGAAACAGGTAGTCCTGACAGGTGTTTTCTTCAAAGACGACGAACTGGGAGCAGCCACCTACGACCGGACGACGGATGCAATCGATTATGTCTTTACCAGGAAAGTGCCCGGCTACTACCACGGGACAGGCGACGTATTCGCAAGCGCATTACTGGCAGCTTTGCTGAATGACTTCACCCTGATCGGATCGGCCGCCATCGCCGTGCATTTCACCGCCGAAAGCATCCGACGAACCTATGAAGCCAAGACGGACTATCGTTTCGGTGTTAATTTTGAACAAAGTTTCCCCGACTTTCTAAAAGAACTGAAACTCATATAA